tcatttttctcttctattTATCTGTCTCTTAGGGTATATGGTGGAAATGTGTGAACAAAACATTTTCCATTTTGTTATATACCATGGGCATAGCTACAAGAACACTATAATATACATAACAATAGCAACATATAGTGCTTCATGAAATGGGTTTCCATACTGAGCTCAGCTCAAGATAGAATGATAGATGAATGTATACATATCAAAATTGTAACTATATGGCCACGACACATTAGCAGAATTAAAGGTTTTGCCGTTTTTGTTCTGCAACTTGACAGCTCCTAATCCCCCAAAATGAGTTTGGTCTCATCTTTTTGTTTGTGGCTGTAAAAAGCCACCCCATTTGGATTTTACATGTGGCACAGGTGGCTATTGTCCATGCATACCTGCAAAAAGTAGCATATTATAAGCTCATCAGATTTGTAAGAGAAGAATTAATAGCATCAGATTTCTCAACTAAAAATGCAATATCCTCATTACAATAGAAGAATTTTCCATAAATCAAGGAAAACACAGAAAGAAAAAGCAAATGCTACGGAGAGAGTTAATGGAATCATCGGTAGCATTCCACAAAGTCACTCCATAGAAGCTCTTCGGCTGAAAACGTTTGCTCAAAGACTCGGGAATGCTGATTGCTACACAAGCACTCAACCAGTAAATAAAGCACACTTGCATGGACAGTGGACACACACTACTTCAAACTAAAACCTATAAAATTAATAAGATATTTATTGTGTGATATCAGAGCACACTCAATGCTCCTGAGAAATTATATAAAAACCAACTCCATATCTGTAAAGCCAAAGCTTAAAAAGAATAGAAATAAAGCCATGTGTGAGTACAAATCCAAAAGCATACTATAAATTAAAAACCAAATGAAAAACCACATTACAACAAAACCAAAGGTTGACCAAATATCTGAGATTAATATAGAGTCCGTTTATTATGAAGGGCATGATGAAAAGAATCATAGAGAAAATATAACTCATATTTTATTGCTTTTGTAATGATCTGAGGTGAAAACCAGCTTTTCCTTCTAAATAaaatttttatgaaaaaaaaagacataCAGAACCGGAGCTAGGAGGAGGAACAGTTACCCTCCCAACTGCTCAgaaaactaaaagaaaaattgaaaaaacaactAAAGAGAGCTCTCCAATCCTATATGTCAAACAAAGAAACCCCTTCAGCACAGCCATGGGCATGAAGGTATTGGGAAAGAGTGTGTTTGACATCTCATTTAAGCTCTAGCTTAGAGGCTATTTAACTAGCTTATAGGCATGATTGATCAAAAGAGGTTTTCATAAACAGGTTTATTTCACTAGCTGATAACTTATCTTTGTAAGCTACTTGAAGCAACATTTAGCTTATAGCTTAAGActtattatataattttaccaaacacttcAAATTGAATCAGTTAGCTTAACCTTTTAGCTACCATTTAGCTTATCAGCTTTTAGCAAACTTATTAGCTATTTTTCCCAAACACAGCCAAAGTATCCTTCAACCAAATGGACTGCATATGCCAAAGAAGAGAGCATAATCTGGCAGATATTTCACCTTTCTTCTCTCAAAACCCAGATAAAAGGCAGAATGCGTCTATAAATCTGAAATACAGTTTCAGTGCCAAATGGAAAATGAGAGTCCAGCTAAACCACATTTAAACAACAATCCACTCGGTGTGAAAAGAAATATATATTCCTGGGTCATCATCACTATTGCACGAAAAACTATAAAGCTGTATGACATGCCTTGGTGGCACACCTTTGTCTAAATAGAGAGCTAAACAACCTGATATGTTCATAAAATCACAGGACATGAAAATAAACTGACACTTACCCAGGAAACCAACTGTATTCTGTCACTGGTGGTCCAAGGAGAGCTAAGCCATTGGCCTTGTAAAGGGTCATTATCTCATGCACATAACCACCTGGATTTACATAGGCGCCAAGAGGTCCCTCACTTGACATCACCAACATATCACTTCTTTTTGCAATTACAGTCTGCAAAGATAAATTTTAGAAAATGGAAGAactattaattgatatttttaaaaaactgaACCTCCATTTTAAACAAACATTAGCAAAATGATCTACAAAATTGTGGGGGTTGGGTGAGAAAATGATTACTAGGCAGCTTTTACATCGGATAACATCAATGCTCTCTAACAATTCAATTTCCCTGCGTAACCTATAAGCAATGCCATCAATTTCCAAAAGCTCCTGCCTTGTAGATTCAGACATAGGTATTTTACTGGCgatatgaaatgataaaatatcaGGCGTCTTAATGAGACTGTCCATGCTAGGCACCCCAACGATTCGCTTCCACATATCTACAGATTATCAACACAACtgttagtttttttctttttgagatTAACATATTAGTTTCACAATAACAAGCCAAAATTCAGAGATTAATTAATCTATTATTCAATTTGAACTGTTTGTATAATACTAGATATATCATCTAATTTTTTTGTCAATTacgaatataattttttaaaacataataaTAAATGGACAAAAGCAAAGATTAATGTCGTACTCCATAGGCAAAGATAAATGGACAGAAGCAAAGATTACTCTTCACAAAGCCGTTTCTGAAAATTCAAGTGATACACATAATTTGCTCAAGGATTTCAATTAAGAGTTTTGtttatattataaaattaataCAGCAGACCGGatgcagaaaaaaaaacatttcagtCAACCAATAACAGTGATATcataacaatgaaaaaaaaaatgaacaccCAAGAAATATCTACTAAGAGTTTGAAGAAGCAAAGCAAAACTACCTGCAGCCCTTTGTGCAAGCCAATAGGAGTCATACATTCTATATACCCAGTGGGGCAAGAatgtttttgaaattttatgtgaTGGGCGGTTATATACATTTTTATAGCATCTATTAAGCTCTTCTTTCGATGACTGCTTTCCAGAAGTGGAACAGTTCCCAATGCTCAAATCCTGATTGGATCTAATTTCCTGATCTGACTTATTCATGAGTTTAACATCACTGCTGCTTGCTGATTCATCCATCATATCACACACATGACTGGAGCCAATGACTGATAGGTGGATTTTTCGTTCCATTTGTGAAAGCTCCCTCTCGAAACTCCCATctgaatttgcttcagaatcacTTTCACCATTTTTTAACTCTTCCATTTTGACATGAGAATGTTTTGAAGATGGTGTATGTAAGACGGCGTGGCTACAGGACATATTACTTGATGAGGGTACTTGGTCAAAAGCATCCCTAGGAGTTCTCAATGGTACATCTTCCTCAATAATTTGGACCTCTCCATAAGGCTAAGAAGAACCATACCAACAAAGAAAAGGGGAGTCATCAGAATTTAGTTACATAGTTAAAAAGGCAATAAACATAATATTTTTCTTACCACTCCTTCCACGTCAACCCAACACCGTCTTAGGCGAAATCGTTGTTGTCCACGAGTAACCACATTCAGTGAACCATTCTCTAGACGCCCGTATTGTCGAATCTGTAAATGAAtttaacaagaaaataaacaaatagACATATGTTAGGAACCCAGGAAAGCAAGATGGTAAAGTGATAGAGAGTCGAAAGAAAAacacaattttattgaatgCATGATTGAGAATAGGAGCGATGTCTCTCCTCCAAGGGTTCCCCCTTCACAAGAGATTTCTCCTTTCAGTTTCACACAGTGATTCCGTCCCTCCTGATTATGTTTATTTATAATCCCTACTAGCTATCTAACCTAACTAATCCCAACTGCTTTTAACTCCACTTCATTCATAATATATTGACACTGGTATCTATCCCCAATAAGAACTGAGAAGACTATAACTTGCAAATACAGATGATATAATTTGTTTCCCCTCCTTCAAGGGGTGACGGTTTGCTCATTGCCACATTGCAAAATGAGGCTTTGTAGTTAATGGATAGGGTGTTACATAGATAACCAATTAACTCAGCTCAACTCATCCCAATATCCACAGTTGTATCTAAAAGGTTTTTGCATAAAATAAATACACGCACACCCTTTACCAACAGTAAATTTCTGAAGCAAAATGACTTGTTACTGCTTTACCATATCTCCTAAGGGCACTCTCATCTTGGGTGCAGGGAGGTGCTAGCTATTCAAGAATTATGTGATTAACCAGTTCGAACTATATTTTACATTAAAAGGGTCATAAGTGGGCACACACAGCACATCAGATGAAATGTAATACCTCAGCAGTTGTCCCAATGGTTGCTGATTTCATCCTCCGATTTGGAGTGTCCCTGTGAATCCGAATCTGATTACAAATGCATACCCATCTCACATAGTCAAGTTCATGTTTTTTGAGAAGTAAAAACAGAATCTCAAGCATGGATAAACCACAAGAAGTCATCATAAGGAGTTAGCCTACCACACCAATTGTGAGAGGAACGTCAACTTGACTCAAAGCTCTATCAATAGCAGCCACAAAGTGGGCCTCAATAACTCTAAGGGGAAGTGTAGCCCCAGGAAAGAGTACAACTCCTAAACACTCAAAGTTATTCACGTaagataaatattataaatgacGCACGAGAAGGCTAAGTCGAACAGCTCTTCCCAAATTTCATGCTAGTAGGAAAAAATATACGAGTTTTCAAGAAAATATTAACAGCTTAATAGATTGAAAGTATGATTCTCAGAAGTACAATGTCTGTCTAACTTACTGCCTATCTATACATTTTCATGGTAACTTGATTGTTACTGTTGTATACAAAAACATGATGACAAACAAAGCATTCAACACCAAGTGAATACAATAGAAAATTGACCTGGGAGACAAAACAGCGGAACGTTCAATACGGTACCGCCATCGAAGAAAGCAGCCCTGTGGCGTGTGTCTTCAACATCTACAACCAAAATTGATTGAAGTGAGAGTGAGTGAGATAATGCAGATGCAAACCAAGTGACTGAAATTATAAAATCAATACATGTAGAAATGAAATGCGTACCACCAAGATATGTATGCAACGAAGCTACAGAGGTATTGAAAGTGAATACACCGGATGAGTCAACTGCGAAACTGTAGATACAATGTGTGTGCAGGAGAAAACACGAGGTAATTCAGTATATGAGGCAATTGAATTGAAAATTGAGAAGCAGAGATCAAATGGTGAATGAATGAACACGAGGTAGGGTAATGGTAGTTACTAGGTAGGGTCGGGTTCGCCGTCGTCAGCGTCGGCGCCGTCGTCATCGGACTCGGAGGAGGGGTGGTCATCTACTTCTTCGACTTCAAGCTCTTCGAGATCGAGTTGGCGAATCTGTTGAATTTGGTGTCGCTCTCTCTCAAGCAATCTGTCGCGATCCTCGTCTTCCATTTTCCCCACTCCTGACTCCTCTGTTCTGCTAGGGCTCTCttaggggagttgggtttggggccccccctatggggctccccgccccacttaaagtggggaaattactggaacgcccccctttaatagaatacggaagacacatttccgtattgaatacggaagtttaatatccgtattatattagtatgtaaaccggcaagggtttattcaaacccatttccgtattttgccaagctcttctcccctcttcaaccttcgatctctgtcgctccccttgcttgaaccgtgtacttgaaaggttccatcatctccatcaaagctcttcacaaccccattctcagaattgaaacctagaggtaaggatttttggattttccccatttaacttgaaattatgttaatcattgaaccctagggtagtcgattgttgcttgtgtagaggtattgttggctgaaatgtcttgaatgtggtttgggtttagggtcgatagctcattgtcgttaatggcgtttctgggtaaatacggatcacaggtttccgtattgaatatggaaaatggttttccgtattcagtatggaacatggttttccgtattgaatacggaaaaacgttttccgtattcatctcagaaccaaacccaacacttataattgattctgggttcagaatcaattatagaaggtttccaaagcatttgtgagtagtttctagatgccataattgattattaggaaaataaaagttgatccaagcatgcataatccacagaagatccgattatcatctatgtacttataaaattctaggaattttccatttgcttgcatcatgtttctgtctatggctgaaatggtatatatagtgaatgtttgctctgaatatatagtgagaatgaagaacagaaagaggtctcatgcttctagtgaggatgtcggggctactgaggatagacaccggcggttacatgcttctagccggcgcggcgatcatgctgcaacctctcaggcggtggaggcttcagctccagttgtttctccgccgtctcccatgattgaggttcctctggttgattatccgccgtctcccacggttgagatacctacagttgtttctccgccctctcccatggttgagtcatcaggcgaggagtcctcaggcgaggagtcctcaggcgaggagtcctcaggcgaggagtcctcaggcgaggagtcttccggcgaggagtcatcaggcgaggcctcatccggcatgggaggatctgacgaggatagtattcctccgcctactgttgatgctgatgtcctgccgccagagcagggggagcagggggcacagggtggcgaggaggacctgatccagaggttgccgccgtttccgggggggcctgttgagctatcgctcctcacccattatgctgatcacaaggctccctgggcgtggcatgcactcctacgcacagacgagcggtatgtggaccgtcgacagttgaaggtggccacagctggggggaaggtttggaaccttgcttgtgatggtgattcagacagtcacaggcgggttcgagagttgattgagcagacgggtcttcatcagctatcatattgcagctacccggtgacagatgcaggccttattttggcccttgtggagcgatggcatgaggagactagtagcttccacatgccgttcggggagatgactatcaccttggacgacgtgtcggctcttctccatctccccatggggtcgaggttctatacgcctgggaggggggagagggacgagtgtgcagcgctctgtgctcagttgatgggaggatctgttggtatttatgaggctgagtttgatacgaataggtcccagactattcgctttggggtcttgcagacccggtatgaggctgcgttggcgggtatgtcttaattattattgtattgtctttgtatctattattattgtattgttataaactattaacttaattcacttcattgtagagcaccgatatgaggacgctgcacggatttggctggtgaaccagctaggcgccacgctctttgctagcaagagcggaggctaccatacgaccgtctactggatagggatgttggaggatcttggtcgagtgtgcgagtacgcgtggggcgcgattgcgctcgctacgctatacgaccagcttagtcgagcgtccaggagggggacgacccagatgggaggttttacctcgctcctgctaggatgggtctacgagtacctttctgaccgcgtcattatccgtagggcggatccggagtactcgcaggaccagcctagggcgcggcggtgggctatgtcccgggtcgggcatgcaggccttgatgagaggcgagtcatgctcgatgagctgacggtggatgacgttatatggaccccatttgaggaccatcgggctcatcgaccacgggatccgagggccatgtattctggctacatccggtcgccatttggccgtgttgttcgacggcat
This is a stretch of genomic DNA from Lotus japonicus ecotype B-129 chromosome 1, LjGifu_v1.2. It encodes these proteins:
- the LOC130727640 gene encoding uncharacterized protein LOC130727640 — its product is MEDEDRDRLLERERHQIQQIRQLDLEELEVEEVDDHPSSESDDDGADADDGEPDPTYFAVDSSGVFTFNTSVASLHTYLGDVEDTRHRAAFFDGGTVLNVPLFCLPGVVLFPGATLPLRVIEAHFVAAIDRALSQVDVPLTIGVIRIHRDTPNRRMKSATIGTTAEIRQYGRLENGSLNVVTRGQQRFRLRRCWVDVEGVPYGEVQIIEEDVPLRTPRDAFDQVPSSSNMSCSHAVLHTPSSKHSHVKMEELKNGESDSEANSDGSFERELSQMERKIHLSVIGSSHVCDMMDESASSSDVKLMNKSDQEIRSNQDLSIGNCSTSGKQSSKEELNRCYKNVYNRPSHKISKTFLPHWVYRMYDSYWLAQRAADMWKRIVGVPSMDSLIKTPDILSFHIASKIPMSESTRQELLEIDGIAYRLRREIELLESIDVIRCKSCLTVIAKRSDMLVMSSEGPLGAYVNPGGYVHEIMTLYKANGLALLGPPVTEYSWFPGYAWTIATCATCKIQMGWLFTATNKKMRPNSFWGIRSCQVAEQKRQNL
- the LOC130727639 gene encoding protein MAIN-LIKE 2-like isoform X1 — encoded protein: MFLSMAEMVYIVNVCSEYIVRMKNRKRSHASSEDVGATEDRHRRLHASSRRGDHAATSQAVEASAPVVSPPSPMIEVPLVDYPPSPTVEIPTVVSPPSPMVESSGEESSGEESSGEESSGEESSGEESSGEESSGEASSGMGGSDEDSIPPPTVDADVLPPEQGEQGAQGGEEDLIQRLPPFPGGPVELSLLTHYADHKAPWAWHALLRTDERYVDRRQLKVATAGGKVWNLACDGDSDSHRRVRELIEQTGLHQLSYCSYPVTDAGLILALVERWHEETSSFHMPFGEMTITLDDVSALLHLPMGSRFYTPGRGERDECAALCAQLMGGSVGIYEAEFDTNRSQTIRFGVLQTRYEAALAEHRYEDAARIWLVNQLGATLFASKSGGYHTTVYWIGMLEDLGRVCEYAWGAIALATLYDQLSRASRRGTTQMGGFTSLLLGWVYEYLSDRVIIRRADPEYSQDQPRARRWAMSRVGHAGLDERRVMLDELTVDDVIWTPFEDHRAHRPRDPRAMYSGYIRSPFGRVVRRHLPERVLRQFGFIQDVPRHPSEIQTSGSLAETADAAFAEFAPHLRPQGIPATYPGEAVEDYMRWYSAVSHRFIIPDDRREEFSAVTVMRRAVDLLEQSLEVPDAPAEGTHSRSLTERALDLIRSNAFIGTQGVAFAAVRGARAAGGRGRGDRARGGRGRGGRARGPRGRRGAGRGRGE
- the LOC130727639 gene encoding protein MAIN-LIKE 2-like isoform X2, whose product is MKNRKRSHASSEDVGATEDRHRRLHASSRRGDHAATSQAVEASAPVVSPPSPMIEVPLVDYPPSPTVEIPTVVSPPSPMVESSGEESSGEESSGEESSGEESSGEESSGEESSGEASSGMGGSDEDSIPPPTVDADVLPPEQGEQGAQGGEEDLIQRLPPFPGGPVELSLLTHYADHKAPWAWHALLRTDERYVDRRQLKVATAGGKVWNLACDGDSDSHRRVRELIEQTGLHQLSYCSYPVTDAGLILALVERWHEETSSFHMPFGEMTITLDDVSALLHLPMGSRFYTPGRGERDECAALCAQLMGGSVGIYEAEFDTNRSQTIRFGVLQTRYEAALAEHRYEDAARIWLVNQLGATLFASKSGGYHTTVYWIGMLEDLGRVCEYAWGAIALATLYDQLSRASRRGTTQMGGFTSLLLGWVYEYLSDRVIIRRADPEYSQDQPRARRWAMSRVGHAGLDERRVMLDELTVDDVIWTPFEDHRAHRPRDPRAMYSGYIRSPFGRVVRRHLPERVLRQFGFIQDVPRHPSEIQTSGSLAETADAAFAEFAPHLRPQGIPATYPGEAVEDYMRWYSAVSHRFIIPDDRREEFSAVTVMRRAVDLLEQSLEVPDAPAEGTHSRSLTERALDLIRSNAFIGTQGVAFAAVRGARAAGGRGRGDRARGGRGRGGRARGPRGRRGAGRGRGE